The proteins below come from a single Prolixibacter sp. NT017 genomic window:
- a CDS encoding carbohydrate porin yields the protein MSLRWRTVLLSNLVFCLPFMGRAKEIERRREEAFSLGAAYTADNLYNFNGGIESGYAYLGMAQFCVNFDTEKAGWWNGGTLYLHATSTHGDSPSADLIGDVQVASNIEAGDHTFFQEFWFSQKLGQFEITAGLQDLNVEYANTEYGGEYLNSSFGIIPTISCNLPAPIFPLTALGASVKWSANDKFTLMAALYEGCSTGFDANPHNLKWNLDSKEGLLAISEVQLPVTLSGDLDGTYKMGFYHYFPSSGNGNAPAEQSKSIGYYFLGDQTLYHMEGHNRSLGFFTQLGIAPTKDNPVSFYIGTGINYYGVFDKDGGDVLGLAIAHAHMGVIKLDETAIELTYKCNVTNNIYLQPDFQYIVHPAGTDVELPTAKVGMIRLGITL from the coding sequence ATGAGTTTGCGATGGCGTACGGTTCTGTTATCGAATTTGGTTTTTTGTCTTCCCTTTATGGGAAGGGCAAAGGAGATAGAACGCAGAAGAGAAGAAGCCTTTAGTTTGGGAGCGGCTTATACAGCTGATAATCTTTACAATTTTAACGGAGGAATCGAAAGTGGCTATGCCTACCTGGGGATGGCGCAGTTTTGTGTGAATTTCGATACCGAAAAAGCCGGATGGTGGAATGGCGGAACTCTTTATCTGCATGCAACCTCTACACACGGCGATTCCCCCTCAGCCGATCTGATTGGCGATGTTCAGGTGGCTTCGAATATTGAAGCAGGCGATCACACCTTCTTCCAGGAATTCTGGTTTTCTCAGAAGTTGGGGCAATTTGAAATAACTGCCGGTTTGCAGGACCTGAACGTGGAATATGCCAACACCGAATACGGCGGTGAATACCTGAACAGCTCGTTTGGGATTATCCCAACCATTTCGTGCAATTTACCTGCCCCGATTTTCCCGCTGACAGCATTGGGCGCATCGGTCAAGTGGTCGGCCAATGACAAGTTCACCTTAATGGCGGCTTTGTACGAAGGCTGTTCTACCGGTTTCGATGCCAATCCCCATAACCTGAAATGGAATCTCGATAGCAAAGAAGGATTGCTCGCCATTTCGGAAGTGCAGTTGCCGGTCACTCTTTCGGGAGACCTGGACGGAACCTACAAGATGGGATTCTATCACTATTTCCCTTCTTCCGGAAACGGAAATGCCCCGGCCGAACAGTCGAAAAGCATCGGCTACTATTTCCTGGGCGACCAAACGCTTTACCATATGGAAGGGCACAACCGTTCGCTGGGATTCTTCACACAATTGGGAATCGCGCCAACGAAAGACAATCCGGTATCATTTTACATCGGAACCGGAATAAACTACTACGGGGTTTTCGACAAGGATGGTGGCGATGTGCTGGGGCTGGCGATTGCCCATGCGCACATGGGTGTTATCAAGCTCGATGAAACCGCTATTGAATTGACTTATAAATGCAATGTAACCAATAATATATACCTGCAACCCGATTTTCAGTACATCGTACATCCGGCGGGAACGGACGTTGAACTGCCGACAGCGAAAGTTGGGATGATCAGGCTGGGAATTACTCTTTAA
- a CDS encoding response regulator transcription factor: MNTHAYINILIVEPSSIIYEGLNRILSGGGLRLRVYRAENFDAIEQCILSKKVNVAIVNPLYVQNNEKGFHSLRSGYPATSWVALVYAFFDQRLLSLFDGSISISDSPESVIQLVKQNASTENKENATEEVLSERETDVLKLLATGLTNKEIAEKLSISINTVITHRKNITQKTGIKSVSGLTIYAVVKKLVSLDYLSE; the protein is encoded by the coding sequence GTGAATACACACGCTTATATCAATATCCTGATTGTCGAACCCTCTTCGATTATTTACGAAGGGCTGAACCGCATATTATCGGGTGGAGGCCTTCGGTTGCGGGTGTACCGTGCCGAAAATTTCGACGCCATAGAGCAGTGCATCCTCAGCAAGAAGGTCAACGTGGCGATTGTGAACCCGTTGTATGTGCAGAATAATGAGAAAGGGTTTCATTCGCTTCGCTCGGGGTATCCGGCCACCAGTTGGGTGGCGCTGGTGTACGCCTTCTTCGACCAGCGGTTGCTTTCGCTTTTCGATGGCAGTATCTCCATATCCGACTCCCCCGAATCGGTTATTCAGCTGGTCAAGCAAAACGCCAGTACCGAAAACAAGGAAAACGCTACCGAAGAGGTCCTCAGCGAACGCGAAACCGACGTACTGAAACTGCTGGCCACCGGACTAACCAACAAGGAAATTGCCGAAAAACTCAGCATCAGCATCAACACGGTAATTACCCACCGGAAGAACATCACCCAGAAAACCGGTATCAAATCGGTATCGGGACTAACCATCTACGCCGTAGTGAAAAAACTCGTTTCACTCGACTATCTCTCCGAATAG